Proteins co-encoded in one Nicotiana sylvestris chromosome 7, ASM39365v2, whole genome shotgun sequence genomic window:
- the LOC104225321 gene encoding vacuolar-sorting receptor 1-like yields MKGKLGFLVCILCVLCGSCLGRFVVEKNSLRVTSPSSIKDVYECAIGNFGVPQYGGTMVGIVMYPKANQKSCKNFADFDISFKSKPGAMPVFLLVDRGDCYFTLKAWNAQRAGAGAILVADDRVEPLITMDTPEEEDAQADYLQNITIPSALISKSLGDSIKKELSRGEMVNINLDWREALPHPDERVEYEFWTNSNDECGPKCESQIEFVKNFKGAAQILEQKGYTQFTPHYITWYCPEAFILSKQCKSQCINHGRYCAPDPEQDFSKGYDGKDVVLQNLRQACFFKVANESGKPWLWWDYVTDFAIRCPMKEKKYTKECADQVIKSLGFDVKQIEKCVGNPEADTDNPVLKAEQDSQIGKGARGDVTILPTLVINNRQYRGKLDKGAVLKAICSGFEETTEPAICLTEEIETNECLESNGGCWQDKAANITACRDTFRGRVCECPIVQGVKFVGDGYTRCEASGALRCEINNGGCWKGTQDGRAYSACIDDHTKGCKCPPGFKGDGVNSCEDIDECKEKLACQCPECKCKNTWGSFDCSCGSNLLYMHEHDTCISKDSKSEFSWGLVWTIILGLAVAAVVAFAVYKYRIRRYMDSEIRAIMAQYMPLDQGEGANHVSHGNI; encoded by the exons ATGAAAGGAAAGTTAGGGTTTTTAGTGTGTATTTTGTGTGTGCTGTGTGGGTCTTGTTTGGGTAGATTTGTGGTGGAGAAGAACAGTTTGAGAGTAACGTCGCCAAGCTCAATCAAAGATGTGTATGAGTGTGCAATTGGGAACTTTGGGGTCCCACAATATGGAGGAACCATGGTTGGTATTGTTATGTACCCAAAAGCTAATCAAAAGTCTTGTAAGAATTTTGCAGATTTTGATATCTCCTTCAAATCTAAGCCTGGTGCCATGCCTGTCTTCCTTCTTGTTGATAGAGGAG ATTGCTATTTCACACTGAAGGCTTGGAATGCTCAGAGAGCTGGAGCAGGCGCTATTCTTGTTGCCGATGACCGTGTTGAACCTTTAATTACCATGGACACGCCTGAGGAAGAGGATGCACAGGCAGATTATTTGCAAAATATAACTATTCCATCGGCTTTAATTAGCAAATCCCTTGGGGATAGCATCAAGAAGGAACTCTCTAGAGGAGAAATGGTTAACATAAACCTCGATTGGAGAGAGGCTCTTCCGCATCCTGATGAGCGAGTGGAGTATGAATTTTGGACCAACAGTAATGATGAGTGTGGCCCCAAGTGTGAAAGCCAGATAGAGTTTGTCAAAAACTTCAAAGGGGCTGCCCAGATACTTGAACAGAAGGGTTATACACAGTTTACTCCCCATTACATAACTTGGTATTGCCCAGAGGCTTTTATTTTGAGCAAGCAATGCAAGTCTCAGTGTATCAATCATGGAAGATACTGTGCTCCAGACCCTGAGCAAGACTTCAGTAAAGGTTATGATGGAAAGGATGTTGTTCTGCAAAACTTAAGGCAGGCTTGTTTTTTCAAGGTTGCCAATGAAAGTGGAAAACCCTGGTTGTGGTGGGATTATGTCACTGACTTTGCAATACGGTGCCCCATGAAAGAGAAGAAATACACGAAAGAATGTGCAGATCAAGTAATCAAGTCACTTG GCTTTGACGTCAAACAGATTGAAAAATGTGTTGGAAATCCTGAAGCAGATACTGACAACCCTGTTCTAAAGGCTGAACAGGATTCACAG ATAGGCAAGGGTGCTCGTGGAGATGTGACTATCTTACCAACTCTGGTTATAAACAATAGACAGTACAGAG GTAAGCTGGACAAAGGAGCAGTCCTCAAGGCGATTTGTTCCGGTTTTGAGGAGACAACAGAGCCTGCAATTTGCTTAACTGAAG AAATAGAAACAAATGAATGCTTAGAATCAAATGGTGGGTGCTGGCAGGACAAGGCTGCTAACATTACTGCATGCCGG GATACTTTCCGTGGTAGAGTATGTGAATGCCCCATAGTTCAAGGAGTAAAATTTGTTGGTGATGGTTATACTCGCTGCGAAG CATCTGGAGCATTGCGATGTGAAATAAACAATGGAGGCTGTTGGAAGGGGACTCAAGATGGCAGGGCATATTCTGCTTGCATT GATGATCACACAAAGGGTTGCAAATGTCCACCAGGATTCAAAGGTGATGGAGTGAACAGTTGTGAAG ATATTGATGAATGCAAGGAGAAGCTGGCATGCCAGTGTCCTGAGTGCAAATGCAAGAACACTTGGGGTAGTTTTGATTGCAGTTGCGGCAGCAATTTGTTGTACATGCATGAACATGACACGTGTATAA GCAAAGATTCCAAGTCAGAGTTCAGTTGGGGCCTTGTTTGGACGATCATCTTGGGTTTGGCTGTTGCAGCGGTTGTAGCATTTGCTGTGTACAAGTACAGGATTCGG AGATACATGGACTCAGAGATTCGCGCCATCATGGCACAATATATGCCTTTGGATCAAGGAGAGGGGGCAAATCATGTTTCCCATGGGAACATCTAA